The region TATAACAACACATGTAACGTGAATTTTCATTCATAGCTTATCAGTTGATCCCTATCGATATTGATGTCAACCAATCATCCGGTCTGCCAGACTTTCGCTTCCCTTTGTCGTGTCAGGAAGACATCGAACGATTGGAGTATATGGTTGGGACAAATCCCACTATCAGATCGCAATATGTAAGTAGAGCAGCATTCGGAGGAATACACATTCGAACAAAACCagataaaaatatatttttcttCTCAGATAAAATTTTTGGCACAGATAAAGGAATCAAGTCAGGCGATATCGGAATGTTTCATGCACGTGTTCAGTCACCTATCATTATACAATTATTGTTTGttaaaagaagaagacgcaAAAATTAGCAAACGCCAGATGACTAACTACCAGATTTTTACAGATTGTATGATAGGTAAAGAAGGCATAAAGAGTCAACATTAGCAGTAATTTTAGTCATTGACTTGCTCATTCATACTCTATCTTTCAGAAGCCTGGAACTCACACGGTGTCACGGAAGAAGTACTTAATAGGGAACTACAACTAGCTCTCTCTATAGCCTCGAACTATCGTCAGCAGAACAATTACATGCGACGTAAACGTTCTCAGTTCATTCAAAAGTTGTTACATTTAGAAAAACTGAAATcgatgaaatgaataaataacaaacaatcgatcatCATGTACCACTTCCACTAAAATTGATCATTAAAATAtagaatttttcatttttttttacttcccgTAGGTGTAATCATAAtgattgatattttgtttttttatataGGTTCCTCGAGATCGGCAAGAGATCCCATAAAATGGAAAGAGGCACTGATGAAATTGGACCAGAAACTAAACCAAGCAACAAAACTATCTAAATCAGCCACGCAGTCGTCAAAGGTCACCAGGGTGGCAGGGTTCAAGTTCCCCTTGCAAACCGAACAAGACGTAGAACGGTTAGAACATGCAGTTAAGACGAATCGTACTATCAAAAACCAATATGTAAGTGGTTGTTAGTGTGCTTAGCGAAAGAAACACGAACAAACCTCATACGTTTGTTCCATTTCAGATACGATACCTTGCATCGGGCAAGCGAAAAAAGCAAACTGTTTTCGATtgcttcaatttattttttggcGACGCGTCGTTGTCCAATTTTAGGCGCGCTGGGACTAAACAATCGTTAAAGGATTATGCCATTTTCACTAGCTGTATGATTGGTAAGCAAATTGGCGCATGCCATTGTCTCATTATATACTAGATACTAGACCAGTAGGATTATACTGATAATAGGAGAGTCGGGAAGAATTATATTGAAAAATTTAACGTTTAAATTTTCTTATACATTTCAGTGGCATGGAGAAGCCATGGTCTGACGCTAAGTGTTCTGGAGGTCCAGCTAAAACAGCTGTTGGCAAATCAAGGCGCTTAAAGACCACCTCTAGGCTTTCTAAATGGTTCttggtttttatgtttaaatCAAATACACTGCGTTCAAATGAAAGTTATGTTTTGGTGTATCTATTATTTTACTATAAATCTACTAATATTTATTTCACAAAGATAAAGTATAAAAATGGTTTCTTATTGAAAAACCATTgactttccttttctctttctacGTTTCACCTAGGACCTAAAATTAAAACTGCTAAACCGCGGAATGTTAGTACCAAAGAAGCGTATTTCAAAAATCGAATCACCAAACAAATTCTACAAGGAACAACTGTTACTTCAGACTTGCTGAAAAAACTGGGATTCAGCTTTCCCCTAAATAGCGACGAAGAAGTCGAAAACTTGGAGACTATCATTTCGCTGAATCACAATGCCAGAATGGAATACGTAAGTCTATTCGATGGGTGACGATTTTTACAGCGATTAACTAGCGACACCGACACCTGCTTCTTTTCAGGAATCTTTACTACAATCTTCGTTGGAGCAACACCTTGCCAAACCATCCTTTGCTATTTTGGATCTTTTTACGGAACTTGCACTGGAAGATTTCAACTATTCCGGTTTGTGTAACTTCATCGGTCGTAACAAGAAAGCGATGAAAAATTATAAGATTTTCACGAGCTGCATCAACAGTAATGATAAATATCACTTCTTTGGACAGTACTGGCGGCTTATAGCTGTTTTGTGATATTTCTTCGCAGATGCGTGGAAGGAACACTATAATGAGGACGAAACTGTGCGGATCGTGCGGGGCGTAATCATTTTGATTGGAAACAGGAAGCGATTACGACGgctcaaaagcaaaaagaaaaaaacttcACATCAACCTGCAAATAAGgagaaaattacaaaaatatCTGTTAAAACTGTGAAAGCAAAACAGTAGTATCACACAATTCAGTGTGTCCGCGTGAAATCATGCACGTGAAACCAACCGATGTTGTTAAACCCTTTCTGGACCATATCTTCTTTTTTCATAATGAAATTTATCCATGAAATCCATGCcaataaaatgtatttttttgcatCATGCCACATGGCGTACTAGGATGATTTCATTGTGAAGATCTATTTTAATTAACCATTACTATGAGTAGTGTAATGATAAAACACAAATGATCCCTATTAACGTTCAAGACAGTTAAAGTGTGAGTCTAACGTATTTTCTTCATTGTTCAGAGCCGAAGCGCATTCGGATCTCTGAGCTGTATCAACGTGCCATAGAAAAAGCGCGAATTCAACCAGCCCATCAAACTCTGCTAAGTCATGGAATCGAATTTGCAATCGATAGCGAAGTGATGGTGGAGAAGCTAGAATCATAGGTCAATAGTCATAACGCTTTGCGCGAGGAATACGTAAGCATTGACCCTTTCTAACCGTAGTTGTTACGTTACGGTATTTAGGTGACTGAAGAAATAAtacatttcttctttttacccCGTTTTCGTGAATCAATTGCGGATGGGATTGCGCAGGTAAAATTTCTGCAATCACTTAAGAAGGTCCCGACTTCAAATTCCAATGCCATGTTTTCAAAAGTTTTCGATGATCGTGCGATGTACAGCTATAATGTAACCGGTTGTGTCAATCGCGGACGGAAACGAAAGGCAATGCTGATTACCAAATATTTTCAGATTGCATGCTTGGTGAGCAATACCAATACACAGTTTGCAAGAATAATGATGATCATATTCTCTGGTGTGCtgacattctttttttgtttcatggTTTTTGCAGATGCCTGGTCCAGGAATGGAATCAACAAAACAGTACTGTGCGAGAAGCTCCGGGCAACGATAGACAGGATTAATGGACGGAAAAGAAATCGGAAGTATTTCAACAAGATTCGTTTGCGACGACAGAATGCACTACCGCATATCAGCGCTGATTCGAAAATGTCGAggatttaattgtttttttttggttctcaATCATTTAAAACGGTCAAGTCATGTGATATGTTCACTTGATCACTGATAAAATAAACGACAATAAAAAGCATTGTACACAAAGTTGAGTTATGATGTTTTTAATCACCGTTTGGCTTTACTCTGAATTGCAAAATTCTCTGTGTTCGTGCCTGTTATCGAATGTTATAAGtttggtaatttttttttaacaatcgtCCCTTTCGCAGGGATCATTTTCAACATGATGGAACCGACAATAAAAATCGAAGAAGATAGTACGGCATTTGGTGAATTTCCTTTTGACCCCGAGGACCAAGTGATGGAGGACGACAGCGAACGCAAGTTGAAGAAGAGAGCATCTAGGAGAGAGGTTGCACATAAGCGAACGATGGATGTCGCTGAGCCCTTTCATCCTTCCATTGCCAGCAACACTCATCGGAAGCTACTGATGGAACCATTTCCCATAAGCACGGTGAACGAACTGAACGAATTCGATATGCTCCTGCTAGAGAGTCCATCCTTTACGGAAAAATGTGTAAGAGTTTACAATAACGCCCGTTCGATTCGTACTCCATTCTTAACTCTTCTATCTCTCATTATTCACAGGCACAAATGCTTCATTCTATTGTGCGGGAAGAAGGAAATTCGTTCGATAATGTCACGTGCCATATGCGACAACTCTTAGAACACGCCATTGACTATGTAGTGCTCTTGCGGTACAGTTGGCATGGATACATGCCTCGTTCACCAGTAGCACGGCGCTGTGGGGATCAGCACTCTTTCCGAGGACTGTTGGGAATCATCAGTTTACTGCATCGGACGAGGCAGCTACGTTTTGCTACTTGTAGCCGAGAGGAGATTAACGACGGGCTCGAAAGGTTCCTTAAACGTAAGCTACGGTGCCATGAGCTATTTCTTAGAAAGACAGCAAACAGTCAAACATGAACTCAATCAGCTTGGTGCCAAAAAAGGTGACAGCAACAGTAAGAGATCGAGATTTAAATATATAGTGAAAATTGGGTACCATACAATAGGAATCGCTTTTTTTGTCGGCCACTAAAGATTGTTTTTACCAATATATAAGGACGGCTCATATGCTTGGAGCAAAGAATTTGAATACAAACTCAATTATATTGTGGTCAATAGAATACTGTACAATACAAAATTGAATTGTCTTTGATCAAAACCATTCTAAATGTGTTTCCAATCATGCAAGTATTGTTTAACGTTGACTTCTGAACAGTTTCGTGTTTTATTACAGTGTCAAactatttttttccatttgtttgaaGTTTGGTATTTAGAAAACTACGTAAAATTAATCCGCTTATGGTGCGATGAGATAAAAGATTTCTTTATCAACGTGGCCTTTCCACGAATGTATGTTCGCGTTTCGTTGATGGTGAACTGGGCAAGGTGTGGCTCTTTGGTCTTTGTGTCCAGTAACATTTTGTAACTTCATATCAAACATGTAATTATGAGGCCGTAATGTACTTTATTCCCTTTTAGCTTTCACATCCATCTTGGCGTATCTTAAACCACGTGGTTTCTTCCGTTTAAAAATAACTTGATCTTATAAGATGGTGGTTTAATAagtggttgctgttgcaatAGTGTCTGGTTGGAATTGGCCACTTTGTTTTACAAAGTTATAAGGAGAAAACCCATATTCGCTGGGGTGCTTGGATGTTAATTCTACTTTCACTAATTAAGCGTCCCATATTGTCTAGTGGTTAGGATATCCGGCTCTCACCCGGAaggcccgggttcgattcccggtatGGGAAAAgatctttttttgtggtttttattgtctcataatcataatccatttttggttttcattgaGTGGCTTTCAAACTGGATTTTAACTGACTAATTATATAATTCTCCGCTCCTCTTTATCCTTCTTTCCCCAAAtaaatttatttgctttcccGCATAAATTAGAATATATGTTCTAATCACCAATTACagtaaaaataatgtttttagGCACTCAGAAACTCgcttcaatttttcaattttatgagTGGAAATGGTAAATTATTACTTTTATTGATCTCGTTTGCTAAAATCTTTTACCACACTGTGTATAGACAAAAAAATCTGCTCGATTCTCGCAGTTAGTAGGCTgcgccacacgaagcgtaaacgcTGTGTGCAAACGTTTGTGTTCGTTATTTGTTCTGTTTGTCCTTTGTATCGATAGTTTGAGTTGATTGTGAGTGTGTTTAATCCTTTTCTGTCGCAAAGGATTCTAATTTTGACGCGAAAATTCGCAAAATTTCGGTGCAATCTGCTATTGCAAATTCAATCCATCCACGTAAACATGTCCAAACGTAAACCCCAACCCAACTGGCTTTGAGTAAAATGTCAGCTCCGCTAGGAAAAAGAAggctgattgattgaaacaCCCCGCAAATATTATTTTGTGAGAATTATCCTTAAGCTGCTACGGAAGAATCGCCGATCTGGTCGGCAGGAATTGAGTCTCGCTTTCCGTCAGTTTGTGCCTACGGTTGACACCCTCCGGTGTCCCCTCGAATTCGGTCGCCGTTCGTTGACTTTTCCGCGCTAGGCTTGCTGCGTGTGACACAATAGAATAATCAAATTAGCTCCTGCCTTTTTTTAGTGGCAAAACAGCTCAGCAGGGAATGGTTTAGTGCACACAACACATCGTAAGTGTGCAATAGATTGTGTTATCGAGCCCGGGCGTGCATTGGTGTGCAAGCTTTTGCAACAACGGCAAGGGCGAGAGCCGCAGGGAGTTCAGTGCATTATCAAGtcaccagcggcagcggcagcagcatccgggaGCAACGGAAGAGACGGGAAGCCAAGTGAGGCTGATAGCTGCAAGTGCGTGTGTCTGCAAGGGACGGCCAGAAGAAGTGAAACTTTACGTCCGTTTCGAACGGGTCCACTTTTCTCGTTGCTCCACTAATTTATCACCAAAGAGTGATAAGGGCGTTCTCTAAAACGGGAAAGCGCTCGGACTCGGATTTACTCGGCGCAGCATatcagcggcagcggcggaaATTACCGCATCAGCGTGTGGTGACCAGAGGAAGGAGGACAATAATCGCCCCGTATCGTATAAAGTGGTAGCCCGTCATGATGGCTGAATCGGACAACACAGCGGATGCGACACGACGACTGAACGTGAAAAAACAGACGCTGGACGATGCGTACGCGATTCCGGCCAACTTCCTCGAAATAGACGTAGTCAATCCGATGACCACGATTGCGGCAGGGAAGAAACGCTACACCGACTACGAAGTCCGAATGAGGGTGAGTTAAGATCAGATCCCTGGCCCTCGGGCCGGGAGAGGGGCGGTAAACAACAAGCTACGACGACCAGATGACCAGCAAATGGATCGCCTTTGTACCCGCATCTTCATGGCGGGTGTGGTGCGGTATGAGCTAATGACAAAAGTCCTATGTGAGTTCACTTGGCGCGGAGACCGTTTGTCGCAGCTATTCTTCCTCTCGTCCCTGCTAATAGCCAACAGGGAAAGTGATCACTCGCTTTATTATTGccgccaccttttttttgttacaagCTCTGTTGGTAGACGCCCCGTGGCGTTATGAATCATTGATAACGGTTGCATGACGTACAAAGAGCCGTACAGGCAGGCACCACGCACAACGGTCCATCGCTAGCTCGGCTGCTAGGATTGAGGGTCGCTGTTTGTTATGAAGAAGGTCGGTCTAGTGATCGTTTCTGTTGTACTGGCAACGGCTTGTGCATCTGCGCTCAAACTGTACGCGGTACAATCCTTGAAACCACGTGTTGCATTCTCTTTCCTAAATCGAAACCTCCCCAAACATCGGGTCCCACCCGGTGAATCATCATGTAATACGACTGGTCATCTCTTACAATTTGATTATTACCACCTCCTGTTACCACACTGCATGCTACTGCAAGGGTGTAGTGTGATTTATACTGATCCAATTATGGCAAAAGATGTTATGTAGCCCGTTCGATCGATACCAGCTGCATACCACAGCCTGATGGGTCGAAGAGAATATTCTCTGAAAATTATTGTTAAAACTCAAGTTGTGTTACCTATGTACTCTTATAACTCAAGAAAGGCTCAACCGATTTAAACGAAATTTAGTATACCCTAGTTGTTTTTGGGACCGGCGAGTGGTAGAATCTGCACTCCCCTCGAGAATGAGGTGCTCCCATAGAAATCTCTGCTCTAGTATAACGTAAAGTAATTGAACTTACTAATGAGATTCTTGAGATTCTTATCATCgtgttgaaattgaaattcagaGAAAATAGTAAACTTAAAATATCATCTTCGCTATCATGCGAAGTAACACCCGCTGGATTAGCTAGTATATGTATATGAGATGTAACCAACCAGCGGCAAGCGTGTGATAATTTGCTCATCTGTTTGTGTATTCTGACCGATTACAGACAAACCTACCGGTGTTCAAAGTAAAAGAATCTAGCGTTCGTCGACGGTACAGTGATTTCGAGTGGCTCAGGAATGAACTGGAGCGCGACAGTAAGGTAAGAGCAACAGATTGCCAACGGGAAAATTTTCGATCTTGTGTCTATCGCacttagtagtagtagtagtagtagtagtagtagtagtagtagtagtagtacaaAGTGAAAGGCAGAGCTAGCGATCGCTTtctatctaaaaaaaaaccgtcgatCAGATTGATGGAAACCTCTGCGCCCGTTGTAGAACTTTTTGATATCAATATAGTATGATTTCGTTATAATTTATCTTGTGCTTGATTCTTCGCAGATTGTAGTGCCTCCACTGCCGGGTAAAGCCTGGAAGCGCCAAATGCCGTTCCGGGGTGATGACGGAATATTCGACGAGAACTTTATTGAGGAGCGACGAAAAGGTCTAGAGCAGTTCATCAACAAAATCGCTGGCCACCCGCTagcacaaaacgaacgatgtttGCACATGTTCCTGCAGGAGCCGGCTATCGACAAAAACTACGTACCCGGCAAGATACGCAATACCTAAACGACAAAGGCCGCCCGCTCGGACTGCGCAAGAAAGGAGACGGTACATGagttatgaaaaaaaaaaaatcaggcAAAACACTAAAACCGGACCGACGACCTGGGTGTAACGGGAGTTCATGTTTGTGGCGCGAATGGGGACTGGAACTCGCTCAGCATGTATGCGTGTCTGTCTGGCAGACGTTGGTATCTCTATTCTAGGAATACGATGTGTACGTCAAACAAATTTTTTCCCCCGGCCCTACAATCACATACATTTCATTCTAATTTTCGATTAAGTGTTGTTATTTAAACTGATAAAGAAGCTGTTGATATGGATCTTCCTTCCTAGACTGGTAGAGGGACTGGTCTGGGATCGAAGGATCTGTTGTTGGCATGCATCAAAATGGATCCATGTGGTGTTGATTTTGGTGGTGACGACATAGGAAAATAGGTTTGTACCGAACACAGGACAGTGATAAAAGAGGAtcataaacgaaaaaaaaacataaaatagtTAGGAACGAATGTGAGTCCCCCGATGGCAAGCGGTAATATTTATAGTACACACCCAAGCATAATTTGTTTGCAGTCGACTGTCTAAAAGTAcggacaacagcagcattatgtagaaggaagataaaaaaaaggataaacaaaaaagggataaacATATGTTAGCAaaggcagcatcatcgtcgtatACGCCCCCATTTTCGATGGTTTGAAGCAAATGAATGCTTCGCTTTACATGAacattggaaaaaaatgttcgATCACAAAAGCTCTTTGAAACATGCCACCCGACTAAGCGAATAGTGGTGGTTTTATCAACTGTATTAACGCGGTGCAACTTGGCTCGTTTGTTTCGGTGTTCCGATTGTACAGGCGCAGGACCGAAGGAAATGAACCACTCCCTAGGGAAGCGTCTCATCATCACTTCTTCCGTATTTgatttggtttcgcttttctcATGCCACAGGAACTAAACATAAAAGATACTGGCAATAAAGACCGTTGTAGCAATACTTTGAATAAGTATGTAACACAAGTGTGTTATTAAGAAAATGGCCGTAATAATGCTCACATGAAACCCTCTCAAACAATGCCCTCTTTGGACGCCATCAAATACACAACTACTGTCCGTTATTGCAGGAGACGAACTGAGAACGGAGAACGTACCATATTCATTTCCATTGCTTTTGTTTAAGATTCCGAGATCTGTGTGCAAACCCCGGGCGCAAAGTGTAGATAAAGACAGAAAACTTGCGTTGGGATCACTTTAGTAACAAAGAAGAAGACCTAATAATCAGCcacaagaaaaagagaagaagaaacatctTTGCAGCACGACGTATGGCGGCGTGGTGGCCTCTTCTTGATGGCCAGATCTAGTGAATACAGACGGCAAGAAGAGATAATAAACAATCAGATCGATACAGATTCCTCAGTGTAATTTTGTGTCTTTGACCTTTTGgaggagtgctgctgctcggcattTCGGATGTGTTTAACCGACCGAATGACTTTCCGCTATTTCCAAAGGATCATCGACTGCGACTACTAACAGTCGATGCTGAAGATACATTTCGTCATACAATAAATTACTAGCAAACTAAAACAGAAACACGGATCCACACACTGGTGATGTTATGTACAGTTATAGCCGAGTTCTGCCACAGGACTTTGATACAAAAATGCAGCAGACACTGCAGATCATCACTGTAGTTCAATCGTAACACTAACCGAGGATTTGGTCGTCCCGAAAGCCCAGTTCATCCGCCTTGGTTTTCTTAGGGGAAAAACGTGTTGCGTTGCAATAGGTAGCGACTATTCCGTATCGAAAAAGGAACACGACACAGGAACGGAAGCGGAGGAACTGATCGATCGCGTTTACCCGAATAGCTACCGTTTACCACTTTTGCCCCGTTTTGGTGGTACTTCTTCCGAATCAtctaaaaggaaaaaaaagacaagaccgaaaaagaagagaaaaaataaaatagtaACAAACGGGTACTATCACACTACTCTATTGCGCAATTGCGTACAGTTTACAGTAAAAGACTCGGACCATTGTAAATTGGTTCGTAATGTATTACGATAAGCCACCATTAATATACGGTACGACTGAATTCGCGACAATTATTTCTTTCCCATGTTTCAGAAGCTTTTCATCTAGAATTATCAGCAAATCTTATGTTTAGTGCTTATTACAGTGTCAGTTCGCGATCTTTCTATCGCGATGATCACGATGGTCACCATGATTCCCCTCTTTCGCCTTTTCTTTACCTACTGCAAGGAAGCATGAAAAGGATGAAGTATCTTATATTTCTaccgacgaaaaaaaaaacttgtacAGAGAGATTCATCTGCGATCTGCGGATCTGCGCGGATGAGGGTAGAAGCCCTGCGTAATCTTTGAACGCGATGCTCCAGTACGATCTCTCGCAGGAATGGCACGTGCAATACTATAGGCATTGGGCAGCGAACTTGCCTAATTCCTAGGCTCTCTAGGtcagtctctctctttacAGTCCCTGGGGGCCTAATTGACCGCTagcattttttgctttttgtgccTAGCGTCAGGAGGTTCGATGTCTAGAACGAAATACGAAACAGGGAGAAGAAACTAGAGATACATACtgagacacacacatacacacacacacacacacaaaagacTGCACACGAAGATAAGATCAAGTTACAAAGATGAGATGTTACGTTCCTACTGCTTGTAAATTAttgagctgctgcttgtaAATCATAAAACTATAAATGGCGGAAATCATGACAAACACTCATCACAAACAAGGAGGAAACTTAGATAAAATAAGTGTACTAGCAATGGATTGGGAAGAGTATTAGAAAATTTCCCAGCATTGGGATCTTGGATGGCGCACTAAAAACAGAAAGCGCGGCTGGCATGCAAACCATGCAACTGTCCACAATCTTAGTAACCATTGGTTACTAACCAACGGTTACGTGAATTGCGCCATACACAGGATCACTACAAAAGCTCAAGTCCAAATACTATTGCAAGAGATACATGCCATTCTGTTCAAGTTCaagaacaaaagaacaaaGAAGACACGCCAAATGAAAACGTGTATATTTTGTCAAAAAAGTACCGGGAATAGTCGATTTAAATCTGACTGGGTAATCGGATCACGTTGAGACGTCGGTACAACTGTCCTTAATAAATGTGCAAATTTTGAGCGGGATTCGTTAATCCGTTTTTTTACAGCAGCTTTTTAAGTAAGTCAATGTCAGTAGTGAGTGCCGATCTTTACTATGGGTGACCACGTTGAACAAAGGATTTGCTTAAAGTTCTGCAttgaaaatgttgcaaaagaCATTTGGCAGTAATGGTTTGTCAAAAACCAGGACGAAGACCTGCCCCGTTCCGGACGCTTATTGGCGGCTTCGACCGACGACAACATGGGAATGGTATTGGGGCAATTGGAGAGTATTTTGAAGGTTTCCAATAAAATTTGGATCATTTA is a window of Anopheles aquasalis chromosome 2, idAnoAquaMG_Q_19, whole genome shotgun sequence DNA encoding:
- the LOC126573383 gene encoding sorting nexin-12, with amino-acid sequence MMAESDNTADATRRLNVKKQTLDDAYAIPANFLEIDVVNPMTTIAAGKKRYTDYEVRMRTNLPVFKVKESSVRRRYSDFEWLRNELERDSKIVVPPLPGKAWKRQMPFRGDDGIFDENFIEERRKGLEQFINKIAGHPLAQNERCLHMFLQEPAIDKNYVPGKIRNT